The following proteins are co-located in the Roseovarius arcticus genome:
- a CDS encoding LpxI family protein: MTDRLAILACGGALPVLLAQAHPDALHYTLRGVPSELSGSAQEFALEKIGSLFAAMKEAGIGRMVFAGSLSRPALNPAKFDAEMTRIAPGLMAAIPQGDDALLRFVIATFEAQGLTVLGAHDLLPGLTVEQGLAVGPVPSEAELADTARAAHILSEISALDIGQGCAVAAGQCLGIETVQGTDALLAYVAQVAPELRRGQRGVYVKAPKAGQDLRIDMPTIGPSTIAAVADAGLAGLVVAANQVVIIDRDATLALAKERGIFLISQIFA; the protein is encoded by the coding sequence GTGACAGACCGCCTCGCCATTCTCGCCTGCGGCGGTGCGCTACCGGTGCTGCTAGCGCAAGCGCATCCAGATGCGCTTCATTATACGCTGCGCGGCGTACCTAGCGAGTTGTCCGGCAGCGCGCAGGAGTTTGCGCTGGAGAAGATTGGCTCGCTCTTTGCGGCGATGAAGGAAGCCGGTATTGGCCGGATGGTTTTTGCCGGATCGCTGAGCCGCCCCGCACTGAACCCCGCTAAATTCGACGCCGAGATGACGCGCATTGCCCCCGGACTGATGGCCGCGATTCCGCAGGGCGACGATGCGCTGCTTCGCTTTGTCATCGCTACGTTCGAGGCGCAGGGACTTACCGTTCTTGGTGCGCATGATTTGCTACCGGGTCTGACGGTTGAGCAAGGGCTGGCCGTTGGTCCTGTACCAAGCGAGGCCGAATTGGCCGATACCGCCCGCGCGGCGCACATCCTCAGTGAGATTTCTGCGCTGGATATCGGGCAGGGCTGCGCTGTTGCAGCTGGGCAATGTTTGGGGATCGAGACGGTGCAGGGCACTGACGCTTTGCTGGCTTATGTGGCTCAGGTGGCACCCGAGCTGAGGCGCGGGCAACGCGGCGTCTATGTCAAAGCGCCCAAGGCGGGGCAGGATCTGCGCATTGATATGCCCACGATTGGCCCCTCGACAATTGCAGCGGTCGCCGATGCGGGTCTTGCCGGTTTGGTCGTTGCGGCGAATCAAGTTGTAATCATAGACCGTGACGCGACGCTCGCCCTTGCCAAAGAGCGCGGTATTTTCCTGATATCCCAGATATTTGCATGA
- the bamA gene encoding outer membrane protein assembly factor BamA: MNLTNFLCALRLRKFSRGSSETRTGSRRVTAGTLLIASMALVFSLAPTAPEAQSYRFTNVVIDGNQRIESGTILTYAGIGRGQTVSAGELNEAYQRIVGSGLFEEVSIDPRGSTLQITVTEYPTISKIAFEGNKKIKDEDLAGQIESASRKVFNPATAERDAATIVSAYAESGRSAARVNPKVIRRNDNRVDLVFEVFEGKKIEVQRLSFVGNRAYSDRRLRRVVDSKQAGLFRALINRDTFVQDRIEFDKQLLSDFYAARGYVDFRITGVNAELARERDTYFLTFNIQEGQQFKFGRITTVSEMNGVNPAEYQDVLKVKPGQIYSPTHVENSIARMERLGVRQGVDFLRVEPRITRNDRNLTLDVEFALVRGPRIFVERIDIEGNTTTLDRVIRRQFDTVEGDPFNPREIRESAERIRALDFFETAEVEAREGSTPDQVIVDVDVEEKSTGSLSFGASYSTSSGVGFSVGFAERNFLGRGQRLSAQVSASADQANYSLSFVEPAFLGRDVAFGLDFGLIETTDDFAFYDTTIGTLRPSLTFPVSENGRLSLLYSAAYKDMSNYTGTSGILANETLRGGEFSSGLGYEYTYDTRRTGLNPNAGVLLSFGQEYYGLGGDQEYIKSGFRGIAQTKVLNEELTLRATLEAGALNFTGSDNSRAVDRFSGQIMRGFEPNGIGPTEAGEQLGGDFFASLKFDAEFPLGLPDEYGITGGAFYDIGSIWDINTAGATGVLASTGFKARHAVGLSVIWQSPFGPLRFNFSEALQKEPGDKTQSFDLSIASRF; the protein is encoded by the coding sequence ATGAACCTTACAAATTTCCTGTGCGCGCTGCGCCTTCGCAAATTTTCGCGCGGTAGCAGCGAAACCCGTACCGGGTCTCGCCGTGTTACTGCAGGGACGCTGCTCATCGCGTCTATGGCGCTCGTGTTCTCACTGGCGCCCACAGCGCCAGAGGCGCAATCTTACCGCTTTACCAACGTCGTGATCGACGGCAACCAGCGGATCGAGTCTGGCACGATCCTGACTTATGCGGGCATCGGGCGCGGGCAGACCGTTTCGGCGGGCGAGTTGAACGAGGCGTATCAGCGCATCGTCGGCAGCGGGCTATTTGAAGAGGTCTCAATCGATCCACGCGGTAGTACGCTGCAGATCACGGTTACTGAGTATCCGACGATCAGCAAGATCGCCTTTGAAGGTAACAAGAAAATCAAGGACGAAGATCTGGCCGGCCAGATCGAGAGCGCTTCGCGAAAGGTCTTTAATCCGGCCACGGCCGAGCGCGACGCCGCGACTATCGTCAGCGCATATGCCGAAAGCGGCCGCAGTGCTGCGCGCGTCAATCCAAAGGTAATCCGCCGCAATGATAACCGCGTTGATCTGGTTTTTGAGGTTTTCGAGGGCAAGAAAATCGAAGTTCAGCGTCTTAGCTTTGTCGGCAACCGTGCCTATTCAGACCGCCGGTTGCGCCGCGTCGTTGACAGCAAGCAGGCGGGCCTCTTTCGTGCGCTGATTAACCGAGACACCTTTGTTCAGGACCGTATCGAGTTCGACAAACAGTTGCTGTCAGATTTCTACGCTGCGCGGGGATACGTCGATTTTCGCATTACAGGCGTCAATGCCGAACTGGCGCGTGAACGTGACACCTATTTCCTGACCTTCAACATTCAGGAAGGCCAGCAGTTCAAGTTTGGCCGCATCACCACTGTTAGCGAGATGAACGGTGTGAATCCCGCCGAGTATCAAGATGTGTTGAAGGTGAAGCCGGGTCAGATTTATTCGCCCACGCATGTCGAAAACTCGATCGCCCGTATGGAGCGTTTGGGTGTTCGGCAGGGCGTCGATTTCCTGCGCGTTGAGCCGCGTATCACCCGCAACGACCGCAATCTCACGCTGGACGTGGAATTCGCGCTGGTGCGCGGGCCGCGCATCTTTGTTGAGCGGATTGATATTGAAGGTAACACCACCACATTAGACCGCGTGATCCGCCGCCAGTTTGATACGGTCGAGGGCGACCCATTCAACCCGCGGGAAATTCGCGAATCTGCCGAACGCATCCGTGCATTAGACTTCTTTGAGACGGCCGAAGTGGAGGCACGCGAAGGCTCAACCCCCGACCAGGTTATCGTGGACGTTGACGTTGAAGAGAAAAGCACAGGCTCGCTGTCGTTTGGTGCGTCCTATTCGACCAGCAGCGGCGTCGGCTTCTCGGTCGGCTTTGCCGAGCGTAACTTTCTTGGACGGGGCCAGCGCCTATCGGCACAGGTTTCGGCTAGCGCAGATCAGGCTAATTACAGCCTCAGCTTTGTCGAACCTGCCTTTCTGGGCCGCGACGTGGCGTTCGGGCTGGACTTTGGTCTGATTGAGACGACTGATGACTTTGCTTTCTACGACACCACGATCGGGACACTTCGCCCCAGCCTTACTTTCCCGGTCAGCGAAAATGGTCGCCTGTCGCTGCTCTATAGTGCCGCGTATAAGGACATGAGCAACTATACAGGCACCAGCGGCATCCTCGCGAACGAGACGCTGCGCGGCGGGGAGTTTTCTAGCGGCTTGGGTTACGAGTATACCTACGATACCCGCAGGACAGGTCTGAACCCGAATGCAGGCGTTTTGCTGTCCTTCGGGCAGGAGTACTACGGTTTGGGCGGCGATCAGGAATACATCAAGTCCGGCTTTCGCGGCATTGCCCAGACCAAGGTGCTGAACGAAGAGCTGACCTTGCGTGCCACCTTGGAAGCCGGCGCGCTGAACTTCACTGGCAGCGATAACAGCCGTGCCGTTGATCGTTTCTCGGGCCAAATCATGCGCGGCTTTGAGCCAAACGGGATAGGACCCACAGAAGCAGGCGAGCAACTGGGCGGCGACTTCTTTGCCTCGCTGAAGTTCGACGCTGAGTTCCCTCTGGGCCTGCCGGACGAGTATGGCATCACCGGTGGCGCGTTCTACGACATCGGCAGCATCTGGGATATCAACACGGCAGGCGCAACGGGCGTTCTGGCCTCGACCGGGTTCAAGGCACGCCACGCAGTTGGCCTGTCGGTCATCTGGCAGTCACCGTTCGGCCCGCTGCGCTTTAACTTCTCCGAGGCGCTGCAAAAAGAGCCGGGCGACAAGACGCAATCGTTCGATTTGTCCATCGCCTCCAGGTTCTGA
- the fabZ gene encoding 3-hydroxyacyl-ACP dehydratase FabZ, whose product MTQPLASADISMIQRLIPHRYPFLLVDKVRDIDGYQTAVGIKNVTMNEPHFQGHFPGKPIMPGVTIIEAMAQTAAVMVGTALEMQDKNMLVYFMAIDKCKFRRMVVPGDVLEMQLTTARGKPGGKVWKFAGVATVDGEMACEAEFTAMMDLGAA is encoded by the coding sequence ATGACACAGCCGCTCGCCTCTGCCGACATCTCCATGATCCAGCGGCTGATCCCGCACCGCTATCCGTTTTTGTTGGTAGACAAGGTGCGCGACATCGACGGATATCAAACCGCCGTCGGAATCAAGAACGTGACGATGAATGAGCCGCATTTTCAGGGCCACTTCCCCGGCAAGCCGATCATGCCCGGCGTCACGATCATTGAGGCGATGGCGCAGACCGCTGCCGTCATGGTGGGCACTGCGCTGGAGATGCAGGACAAGAATATGCTGGTCTATTTTATGGCCATCGATAAGTGCAAATTCCGCCGCATGGTCGTACCTGGTGATGTTCTGGAAATGCAATTGACGACCGCACGCGGCAAGCCCGGTGGCAAGGTTTGGAAGTTCGCGGGCGTTGCCACCGTTGACGGCGAAATGGCCTGTGAGGCCGAATTCACCGCCATGATGGATCTTGGCGCCGCATGA
- the lpxB gene encoding lipid-A-disaccharide synthase, with product MKVFILAGEASGDRLGAALMAGLKTLSDVEFEGIGGPLMQDEGMDSLFPMDELSVMGITEVLPKYRHLKRRIRQTADAALASGADVLITIDSPDFSLRVAGLVKTQSDIRTVHYVAPSVWAWRAGRAAKMARVIDHVLALLPFEPPYMHAAGMECDFTGHPVVAEPQASAAEMAQFRARHALGDAPVLLVLPGSRKGEVARLGPIFGRALAPVLAQHPSLRLIAPTTAHVAPVLREVSADWPTAPLIIDPSDMKSDDYKAEKRAAFGIASGALAASGTVSLELAASATPMVIAYDVSWISRQIIAMMLKIDTLTLVNLVSETRAIPECNGKHCNPAEISAAVLKMLDMPGAQIAAMEDTMLRLGKGGEAPGLRAARAILAGLKR from the coding sequence ATGAAGGTGTTCATCCTCGCCGGTGAGGCCTCTGGCGATCGTTTGGGCGCGGCGCTGATGGCTGGCTTGAAAACCCTATCAGATGTTGAGTTCGAGGGAATCGGTGGCCCCTTGATGCAGGACGAGGGGATGGACAGCCTCTTTCCAATGGACGAGCTTAGCGTCATGGGCATCACTGAGGTGCTGCCAAAATATCGCCACCTCAAACGCCGAATTCGCCAGACAGCTGATGCAGCTTTGGCGAGTGGCGCGGATGTCTTGATCACCATCGACAGCCCTGATTTTTCGCTGCGCGTCGCCGGTCTGGTCAAGACGCAGAGCGATATTCGCACGGTCCATTATGTTGCGCCGTCGGTCTGGGCATGGCGGGCCGGGCGGGCGGCCAAGATGGCACGCGTCATCGATCATGTGCTTGCCTTGCTGCCGTTTGAGCCGCCCTACATGCACGCCGCCGGTATGGAGTGTGATTTTACCGGCCATCCCGTCGTGGCCGAGCCGCAGGCAAGCGCGGCCGAGATGGCTCAGTTCAGGGCGCGCCACGCCTTGGGCGACGCGCCCGTGCTGCTGGTTCTACCCGGCTCTCGCAAGGGCGAGGTGGCCCGGCTAGGTCCGATTTTTGGCCGGGCACTGGCGCCTGTGCTGGCACAGCATCCCAGCCTCAGGCTGATCGCGCCAACGACAGCGCATGTCGCGCCGGTGTTGCGCGAGGTATCGGCAGATTGGCCGACTGCGCCGCTCATCATTGACCCATCGGACATGAAGAGTGATGATTACAAGGCTGAAAAGAGGGCGGCATTTGGCATCGCATCGGGCGCGCTGGCAGCGTCTGGCACCGTCTCACTAGAGTTGGCGGCAAGCGCGACACCCATGGTCATCGCCTATGATGTAAGCTGGATCAGCCGCCAGATTATTGCGATGATGCTGAAAATTGATACGCTGACGTTGGTCAACCTCGTTAGCGAAACGCGCGCAATTCCAGAGTGTAACGGGAAGCATTGTAATCCGGCAGAGATATCGGCAGCGGTGCTAAAGATGCTGGATATGCCCGGCGCGCAGATAGCCGCGATGGAGGATACTATGCTACGCCTTGGCAAGGGCGGCGAGGCGCCGGGCCTACGCGCCGCTCGTGCGATATTGGCGGGCCTGAAGCGTTAG
- a CDS encoding OmpH family outer membrane protein gives MRGAALTAALTLCHLQGAQAQDVGVVQSQILVLDPDRLFAESQVGQRLTDQYQSERDALIASNRELEAQLRGEEQALTASRSTMSATDFRAEADAFDARVRSIRTENERKARDLERGRELAPLALMRMAEPILIQVMRDTGGQIILDNRQVLLRADAIDITDLAIARVDETIGDGTDIGAEAAPIPDAPKSQDTAPEAGDTAD, from the coding sequence ATGCGGGGGGCGGCCCTGACGGCGGCGCTTACGCTTTGCCATCTGCAGGGCGCGCAGGCGCAGGATGTGGGCGTCGTTCAAAGCCAGATATTGGTGCTGGACCCGGATCGCTTGTTTGCTGAAAGCCAAGTGGGCCAACGGCTGACCGATCAGTATCAAAGCGAGCGTGACGCACTGATCGCAAGTAACCGTGAGCTAGAGGCGCAACTGCGCGGCGAAGAGCAGGCGCTAACCGCATCGCGCAGCACGATGAGTGCGACTGATTTTAGAGCCGAGGCCGATGCCTTCGACGCGCGCGTCCGCTCGATCCGGACCGAAAATGAGCGCAAGGCGCGTGATCTTGAGCGGGGCCGCGAACTAGCCCCCTTGGCCCTGATGCGGATGGCCGAGCCGATTTTGATTCAGGTGATGCGCGACACGGGCGGGCAGATTATTTTGGATAATCGCCAGGTTTTACTACGTGCCGACGCAATAGACATCACGGATCTCGCGATTGCGCGTGTCGACGAGACGATTGGCGATGGCACTGACATAGGCGCAGAGGCGGCGCCGATCCCCGATGCACCGAAGTCGCAAGATACTGCGCCGGAAGCGGGCGATACCGCTGATTGA
- the mnmA gene encoding tRNA 2-thiouridine(34) synthase MnmA: MSLDTAHRLNSLGFAKPECETRVVVAMSGGVDSSVVAAQLAEEGYDVVGVTLQLYDHGAALAKKGACCAGLDIHDARRVAEKMGFPHYVLDYENVFKEAVIDEFADSYLAGATPVPCIRCNERVKFKDLLETARDLDADCMATGHYIQRKTGTHGPELHSAADANRDQSYFLFSTTAEQLDYLRFPLGHLPSKDATRALAAKYGLSVADKPDSQDICFVPNGNYASVIEKLRPGAAEPGEIVDMDGNVLSQHNGVLHYTVGQRRGLGIGGLETPLYVVKLDVDARQVIVGPKELLSAAIVPVREINWLGDDTFDAVSERNVMVKIRSTRAPREAVIRPLSATTAEVELLTPEEGVSPGQACVFYEAGGSRILGGGWIWRGY, from the coding sequence ATGTCCCTGGATACCGCACACCGCCTTAACTCCCTCGGCTTTGCCAAGCCTGAGTGCGAAACGCGTGTCGTCGTCGCGATGTCGGGCGGCGTCGACAGCTCGGTCGTGGCGGCGCAACTGGCCGAGGAAGGCTATGACGTCGTCGGCGTGACACTGCAGCTCTACGATCATGGCGCGGCGCTAGCGAAAAAAGGGGCATGCTGCGCGGGCCTCGATATTCATGACGCGCGGCGGGTGGCCGAAAAAATGGGGTTTCCTCACTACGTCCTCGACTATGAGAACGTCTTTAAGGAGGCTGTCATAGATGAGTTTGCAGACAGCTATCTGGCAGGCGCCACGCCCGTACCGTGTATCCGCTGCAACGAGCGGGTGAAATTCAAGGATTTGCTAGAGACCGCCCGCGATCTGGACGCCGATTGCATGGCAACCGGGCACTACATCCAGCGCAAGACGGGCACGCACGGCCCAGAGCTTCACTCGGCGGCGGATGCGAATCGGGACCAGTCATATTTTCTCTTTTCCACTACGGCGGAGCAGCTGGACTATCTGCGTTTTCCCCTCGGCCACTTGCCGTCAAAGGATGCGACCCGCGCACTGGCCGCGAAATACGGTCTAAGCGTCGCGGACAAGCCTGACAGTCAGGACATCTGCTTTGTCCCGAATGGCAATTACGCCTCCGTCATCGAGAAGCTGCGTCCCGGCGCCGCTGAACCGGGCGAGATCGTCGACATGGACGGAAACGTCCTAAGCCAGCACAACGGCGTGTTGCACTACACCGTCGGCCAACGGCGCGGCCTTGGCATCGGCGGGCTAGAGACGCCGCTATATGTGGTCAAACTGGATGTGGATGCGCGTCAAGTCATCGTCGGACCAAAGGAGCTACTGAGCGCAGCGATTGTGCCCGTGCGCGAGATTAATTGGCTAGGCGACGATACGTTCGATGCGGTGTCAGAGCGAAATGTGATGGTGAAGATCCGGTCGACACGAGCGCCGCGCGAGGCGGTAATCCGGCCCCTGTCGGCCACCACAGCCGAGGTGGAATTGCTGACACCTGAGGAAGGCGTGTCGCCCGGTCAGGCCTGCGTATTCTATGAGGCGGGCGGCAGCCGTATCTTGGGCGGTGGTTGGATCTGGCGCGGCTACTAA
- a CDS encoding DUF1153 domain-containing protein → MYLKKVEGPRAVTLPSGKVMTQADLPPADTARWVASRKLSVVRGVLYGLVTQGEVCKRYQLSEEEFEEWVRAVSLHGEDALKATALKIYRQP, encoded by the coding sequence ATGTATTTGAAAAAAGTTGAGGGCCCCCGGGCCGTGACCCTGCCAAGCGGCAAAGTGATGACGCAGGCCGATCTACCGCCTGCCGATACCGCGAGATGGGTCGCCTCGCGCAAGCTGTCTGTGGTGCGCGGCGTTCTCTATGGTCTTGTTACGCAAGGGGAAGTTTGCAAACGGTATCAACTGAGCGAAGAAGAGTTCGAGGAATGGGTCCGCGCGGTGTCGCTGCATGGTGAGGACGCGTTAAAGGCGACGGCGCTGAAGATTTATCGACAACCTTGA
- the lpxA gene encoding acyl-ACP--UDP-N-acetylglucosamine O-acyltransferase: MTAAGIHPSAIVEAGAQIGAGCTIGPFCHIGPDVTLGDECTLKSHVVITGQTSIGAGSTIYSFACIGEVPQDLKFQGEKTRLEIGARARIRENVTVNTGTAGGGGVTRIGDDCLLMAGCHVAHDVRIGDRVIVVNNAALAGHCVIEDDVILGGLSGVHQFVRIGRGAIIGAVTMVTNDVIPYGLVQAPRGVLDGLNLVGLKRRGVGRADITALRAAFQMLAQGEGTFQERARRMGAESDSAYVAHIVDFVTGDSDRSFLTPGQG, encoded by the coding sequence ATGACCGCGGCGGGCATCCACCCCAGCGCCATCGTTGAGGCGGGCGCGCAGATCGGTGCAGGCTGCACCATCGGCCCGTTTTGTCATATCGGCCCGGATGTCACGCTGGGTGACGAGTGCACGTTAAAGAGCCACGTGGTCATTACTGGCCAGACGTCTATCGGAGCGGGCAGCACTATCTACTCGTTCGCCTGCATCGGAGAAGTGCCGCAAGACCTAAAGTTTCAGGGCGAGAAGACTCGTCTAGAGATCGGCGCGCGCGCCCGTATCCGCGAAAATGTGACGGTCAACACCGGCACGGCGGGCGGCGGCGGCGTAACGCGGATCGGCGATGACTGTTTGTTGATGGCCGGATGCCATGTGGCGCATGACGTGCGCATCGGCGACCGGGTGATTGTCGTGAACAACGCTGCGCTGGCCGGACATTGTGTGATTGAGGATGACGTGATCCTCGGCGGTCTGTCGGGGGTACACCAGTTCGTGCGGATCGGGCGCGGCGCAATCATCGGCGCGGTCACTATGGTGACGAACGACGTCATTCCCTATGGGCTAGTGCAGGCGCCGCGCGGCGTATTGGACGGGCTCAATCTGGTCGGGCTAAAGAGGCGCGGTGTGGGCCGGGCCGACATTACCGCCTTGCGCGCCGCGTTTCAGATGCTGGCGCAGGGCGAGGGCACCTTTCAGGAGCGGGCGCGCCGTATGGGCGCCGAATCGGATAGCGCTTATGTGGCGCATATCGTCGATTTCGTGACCGGTGACAGTGATCGCTCGTTTCTCACGCCGGGACAGGGCTGA
- the ctrA gene encoding response regulator transcription factor CtrA, with protein MRVLLVEDDPTTSKSIELMLTHANLNVYTTELGEEGIDLAKLYDYDLILLDLGLPDMTGHDVLRQLRLARIETPILILSGADDTDSKIKGFGFGADDYLTKPFHREELVARIHAIIRRSKGHSQSVIRTGVINVNLDAKTVDVASKAVHLTGKEYQMLELLSLRKGTTLTKEMFLNHLYGGMDEPELKIIDVFICKLRKKLTEATGGQSYIETVWGRGYVLRDPEPSEVDQERLAVGA; from the coding sequence ATGCGTGTCCTTCTGGTAGAAGACGATCCTACAACATCCAAGAGCATCGAATTGATGCTGACCCATGCGAACCTCAACGTCTATACGACCGAGTTGGGCGAGGAGGGCATCGATCTAGCCAAACTTTACGACTACGATCTTATTTTGTTGGATTTAGGTCTTCCCGATATGACGGGCCATGACGTTCTTCGTCAGCTTCGCCTTGCGCGGATCGAAACCCCGATCCTTATTCTGTCTGGCGCCGACGATACCGACAGCAAGATCAAGGGCTTCGGTTTTGGCGCAGACGACTACCTGACCAAGCCATTCCACCGCGAAGAGCTGGTGGCGCGTATTCATGCGATCATCCGTCGGTCAAAGGGGCATTCGCAGTCGGTGATCCGGACGGGCGTGATCAATGTCAATCTCGACGCCAAGACGGTCGATGTCGCAAGCAAAGCAGTCCATCTTACTGGCAAAGAGTACCAGATGCTTGAGCTGCTGAGCCTGCGCAAAGGCACAACTCTGACAAAGGAAATGTTCCTGAACCATCTTTACGGTGGCATGGACGAGCCTGAGCTAAAAATCATCGACGTCTTTATTTGCAAGCTTCGCAAAAAGCTGACCGAGGCGACAGGCGGTCAGAGCTACATCGAGACAGTCTGGGGCCGCGGTTATGTGCTGCGTGATCCCGAACCTTCCGAGGTGGACCAAGAGAGGCTGGCGGTAGGGGCCTGA